One genomic region from Apodemus sylvaticus chromosome 1, mApoSyl1.1, whole genome shotgun sequence encodes:
- the Folr2 gene encoding folate receptor beta isoform X1: MCYLSRFSHGCWKTELRQTDMAWKQTALLLLVYMVTTCTARDRTELLNVCMDAKHHKTKPGPEDKLHDQCSPWKRNACCSVNTSQELHKDNSHLYNFNWDHCGKMAPACKRHFIQDTCLYECSPNLGPWIQQVDQSWRKERFLDVPLCKEDCQEWWEDCRTSFTCKRDWHKGWDWTSGINKCPDPAPCRTFQYYFPTPTSLCEGLWSHSYKVSNYSRGSGRCIQMWFDPAQGNPNEEVARFYASSMTSGTVSHAVVLLVPSLAPVLSLWLLG; this comes from the exons acagacagacatggcctGGAAACAGACAGCACTCCTGCTTTTGGTCTACATGGTCACAACATGCACTGCCCGGGACAGAACAGAGCTGCTCAACGTTTGTATGGACGCCAAGCACCATAAGACAAAGCCAGGCCCCGAGGACAAGCTGCATGACCAG TGTAGTCCATGGAAGAGAAATGCCTGCTGCTCAGTCAACACCAGCCAGGAGCTACACAAGGACAACTCCCATCTCTATAACTTTAACTGGGATCACTGTGGCAAGATGGCGCCTGCCTGCAAACGTCACTTCATCCAAGACACCTGCCTGTATGAGTGCTCCCCCAACCTTGGGCCTTGGATCCAGCAG GTGGACCAGAGCTGGCGTAAAGAGCGTTTCCTGGACGTGCCCTTATGCAAAGAAGACTGCCAGGAGTGGTGGGAAGACTGTCGGACCTCCTTTACCTGCAAGAGAGACTGGCATAAAGGCTGGGACTGGACCTCAG GCATTAACAAGTGCCCAGACCCAGCACCCTGCCGCACGTTCCAGTACTACTTCCCGACACCAACCAGCCTCTGTGAGGGTCTCTGGAGTCACTCCTACAAGGTCAGCAACTACAGCCGAGGGAGTGGCCGCTGCATCCAGATGTGGTTCGATCCAGCCCAAGGCAACCCAAATGAGGAAGTGGCCAGGTTCTATGCTTCCTCTATGACATCCGGGACTGTGTCCCATGCAGTAGTACTTCTTGTGCCCAGCCTGGCCCCAGTGCTGTCATTATGGCTCCTTGGCTGA
- the Folr2 gene encoding folate receptor beta isoform X2: MAWKQTALLLLVYMVTTCTARDRTELLNVCMDAKHHKTKPGPEDKLHDQCSPWKRNACCSVNTSQELHKDNSHLYNFNWDHCGKMAPACKRHFIQDTCLYECSPNLGPWIQQVDQSWRKERFLDVPLCKEDCQEWWEDCRTSFTCKRDWHKGWDWTSGINKCPDPAPCRTFQYYFPTPTSLCEGLWSHSYKVSNYSRGSGRCIQMWFDPAQGNPNEEVARFYASSMTSGTVSHAVVLLVPSLAPVLSLWLLG, encoded by the exons atggcctGGAAACAGACAGCACTCCTGCTTTTGGTCTACATGGTCACAACATGCACTGCCCGGGACAGAACAGAGCTGCTCAACGTTTGTATGGACGCCAAGCACCATAAGACAAAGCCAGGCCCCGAGGACAAGCTGCATGACCAG TGTAGTCCATGGAAGAGAAATGCCTGCTGCTCAGTCAACACCAGCCAGGAGCTACACAAGGACAACTCCCATCTCTATAACTTTAACTGGGATCACTGTGGCAAGATGGCGCCTGCCTGCAAACGTCACTTCATCCAAGACACCTGCCTGTATGAGTGCTCCCCCAACCTTGGGCCTTGGATCCAGCAG GTGGACCAGAGCTGGCGTAAAGAGCGTTTCCTGGACGTGCCCTTATGCAAAGAAGACTGCCAGGAGTGGTGGGAAGACTGTCGGACCTCCTTTACCTGCAAGAGAGACTGGCATAAAGGCTGGGACTGGACCTCAG GCATTAACAAGTGCCCAGACCCAGCACCCTGCCGCACGTTCCAGTACTACTTCCCGACACCAACCAGCCTCTGTGAGGGTCTCTGGAGTCACTCCTACAAGGTCAGCAACTACAGCCGAGGGAGTGGCCGCTGCATCCAGATGTGGTTCGATCCAGCCCAAGGCAACCCAAATGAGGAAGTGGCCAGGTTCTATGCTTCCTCTATGACATCCGGGACTGTGTCCCATGCAGTAGTACTTCTTGTGCCCAGCCTGGCCCCAGTGCTGTCATTATGGCTCCTTGGCTGA